TCACCCTCGCCACCGATGAACGGGTGATTGAAGCGGGTAACGAGTTCCGCGGCAAGCGGATCGGCCATGGCGAGGGTGCCTTGTGGAAGAACGGCAACTGGAAGCTCGTCACCAACCTGTACAAGCCCAGCTGGGGCGAGTCATACCAGCACATCGCCCAGCGCATGGATGACTTCGCGCGCGAGAAGGTCGCCCAGCACCCCGGCGAGCAGATCGTGGTGGTCAGCCACGAGTCGCCGATTTTCAGCTACCGACACTATCTGGAGACTGGCCACCCGGAGCACTGGATGTTCCTGCGCCACACGGCGCTTGCCTCCGTGACCTCGGTGACATACGACGACGAAACCGGCCGTGTGATGTCAATCACGTATGTTGACCCAGCGGCCAACGTCAAGTAACGGCAGACTGGTGTCATACAACCTTGGCTTCCTTCTCTGAGACTGAGCCGTGAAGCAAACAGTCCGGTGGACTGTTTGTAGGCGAGCTATTGAGGCGCGGGCGGAGCCCGTCCACAATTGCTGTCGAGTTGGCTCGCGAAGCGAGACTGAGGGGAGCCTGAGTCGCGCAACCGAACTTCTCTCAGACGGCTTCGCCGCCAGCTCCCCTCGAGGAGGGAGCCAAGTAAGCGCGTACAATCGAGTGGTGGACGCAAAGGAGCACGGATGACTATCGAACTGAATCGTGAGGCAATCGCGCAGGTCGCAGCATTGCCGGCGGTGGCCAAGGCCGCTGAAGTGGGCTCGGGGCTGATTGCTTTATGGCCGTTGATCGAGGCTATGCAGATGGACAACGACGCCAAGTATGCGGAGAATCTGCAGGTGCGCATCACCCGTGCGTTCGCGCGAATTCTGACCGGTGAAGACGTCACTGTGCCGGACGCTGAGTTCGTCTATGAGGGCGCCGATGAGATTCCTGGCCGCCCGCAGAATATCGTCGACGCCCTACTCGCTGCCAATGACGCCTACGATACGATGACCGGTTACGCCGAATCCGGCGATGCAGAGCTGATTATCGATGCGGCCAACGCCTTGGGTATTGATTGGGATTCCGAAACGGCGGAATCAGTGAAGGAAGCGATTGCCGCTGTGGAAGCACAGGTTGAGGCTGACGCTGAGGCCGATGGTCGCCTGGCCACGTCCGCCGAGCCTGCTGATGTGGCTGTTCGATTCGCCACCGCGCTCGCCGTGTGCGATGCGTTGCTGGGTGTGGTGGCTGGGGATGCCGCCGATACTTCCGGTTCCGCTGATGGTGTTTCGGTCGATGATTCAGCAGACGTCGCAGACAGTGTTGCCGCCAGTGCAGCCGCCAAGGTTCTGCCGATTCTGCTCTACGTCAACGAACTGCGCGAGCAGTGCTCGGTGCCGCGCATCTGCTTGACTGACAAGCAGATTCTTGATCTGATTGAAGCCCGTGCCAATACCTCCGGCGCCGACTCTTTGGCCGCCACCGCCGAGTTCATCGCCCCGCTGGCTCAAGCCGAATGGGACAAGCACCGCGAAGACGTGCTCTGGAACCCGGACGAGGCCAAGCGCCAAGCCAAGGAAGAGGATGAAAAGCGCAACAAGGAGGCCCTGGCCGCCAAGTTCGCACACATCAAGGACGACCCCAACAAGGAAACCGTGGAGTTGTAAGCGGTATTTCCCAGCTCTTTGGGGAAATCTTCGCGTTGGCGATGCCTTAGCACAACGATTTCTCGAGATCAAGGATTACTGCGAGAAATCTTTGCGCTGGTAACCGTTATGGGTGAACTATTCGTTGTCGAATCGTTTCTTCATGTCCAATCGGCGTCGCAAGATGCCGTGAACCCTTATAAATCAGGGGGGATTATATGGATATTGTGGTTGGTGGGTTCGGCGAGTTGCGCAATGCGGCATGCCCGGGCATCGAACAATTGATATTAAAAGCCGGCGGCAATGCCAGCAATGACAGCGACGATGCCGCACTGCTTAGCCGTGGAAGGCTGCTTGCTGACGTGCCATCGCCCACATGGATGG
This sequence is a window from Bifidobacterium breve DSM 20213 = JCM 1192. Protein-coding genes within it:
- a CDS encoding histidine phosphatase family protein, which produces MSATTIHFVRHGKVYNPDHLLYERLPDFHLSDLGRRMAQATAAYLAKNPQTNTIAAVYSSPLDRTRETAGAILDALNPVREARGEAPLTLATDERVIEAGNEFRGKRIGHGEGALWKNGNWKLVTNLYKPSWGESYQHIAQRMDDFAREKVAQHPGEQIVVVSHESPIFSYRHYLETGHPEHWMFLRHTALASVTSVTYDDETGRVMSITYVDPAANVK